The following nucleotide sequence is from Cellulosilyticum sp. I15G10I2.
AATAATTGCATAGAAAAACACCTTTCTTATAGTATAAATAGGAGGATATTTGGGGTCAAGTTTCTTAAGTAACACTGTATAAACCGCCCAAGACAAGGCAGATACTGTGGCTAATACTTCTCCCAATCCACTGAATTTTAAAATAAAACTGCCATTAAAAATAACTAAAAACACGCCGGCCATCGCAACGATACATCCTATCCAAGTGGTTTTAATTATTTTTTCATCCTTTGTTAAAAAATGTGCAACTAAAGCTGTAAAAATAGGTGCAGCTGCTAATATAAAACCCACATGAGAAGCTAGGGTTAAATTTATTGCAATATTCTCAGTTAAAAAATACATAGATCCTCCAAAGATTCCAAGTAAAGCAAAACCGCTTTCTTCTTTTAAGGAAAATGCATACATTTTGGGATGGATCACAATTAAAGTGATATAGGTAATGATAAACCTATAAAACATAATTTCCAAAGGTGAAAAAGTATTTAACAGTATTTTAGTAGAGACAAACGTTGTCCCCCATATACATATTGTAACAAGCGCCATCATATGATAGATCATTTTTTTATTTTCCATTTTCTACTCCTTATTATTTTATATTATAAGTGTTTTACTCCTTTTTGTAGCTTACCATCAAATCTTTTTTTTAGCAATTCATACTTATTAGAAATATTTTCGTAATCTTTTTCAATAAAAACTAATAACCCTATGACATCCCTTTAGCTAAGCGATTCCCTAGGGTTATTGGTTTAATTTAGGCATACAATATAACTCTTTAGTTTCTAATGATAATAAAGGTTAAATAAGCTATATAAGTACTCGCTAAAAATATCCCTTCAAATTTATCGATGCTTTTTTTGGTTATCGCAAACAAGTAAGCTACAATGCTGATGCCCAGTAAAAATAACATATCAAAAAATACGGTATCACTTATAGCTATTGGACTAATCCAAGCTGATATGCCTAATACAAAAAATACATTAAAGATATTTGAGCCAATTACATTACCTAATGCAATGTCACTTTGCCCTCTCCTTGCTGCTACAATAGAGGTAACAAGTTCTGGAAGAGAAGTGCCTACCGCAACAATAGTTAGGCCTACAAGACTTTCACTCATCCCTAAACCAAGGGCTATCTCAGTGGCTGCGTCTACCACAAACTTGCCCCCTAATATAATACCAACAATCCCTCCTATAGCAAAAATAATACTTTTAAAATTAGAAATTGACGATCCCTCTACGGCTTCTGCTTCAGTTTCAATTTGCTGACCTTTTGTTGTAGCACGAGAAGTAAGGGCAAGTTCTATGAGATAGTACATAAAGATACCAAATAAGACTAAAAGCATCATCCCATCAGCTTGTGTTAAGATATTTTTGGAACTATCTTGAAATTGTGTATCATAAGCCAGTATTAGAAGTACAAATGCAGACAACAGTGCAAAAGGAAACTCTTTGAAAATAATAGACCTTTTGACTTTTAATGGTGATATAAAAGCTGCTATCCCAACTACTAAGAGTAGATTGAAAATATTAGAACCAACTATATTGCCTATGGCCATATCATTTTGCCCTTGCAGCGCTGAGGTAATACTAACTGCTGCTTCTGGTGCACTTGTTCCAAAGGCAACTAATGTAAGTCCTATAATAAGAGTAGGTATCCTAACTTTCCTTGCAATGCTGGATGATCCCTCAACAAAAAAATCTGCACCTTTAACTAAAAGTAAAAAACCCGCAATAAGTATTATATAATCCATGCTTAATTCTCCTTTATGTTTCTTTCTTTAAGATGAGGTTCTTGATATCCTATACACCAATTAACCCTCTTTTAGATTAAACTAACCTATTTATAGACCTATTATTAGTAGTCCCAGCCTCTTTATATACACCTCCCTTTTTATATACTTTGATCCCTTATGCTTTAAATACATTGCATCATTTTACTGCATTACTGTATTAAAACATACAAAAGACCTTCAGATATAGATAGAGTATCCCTATCTATATCTGAAGGTCTTGCTACCAAAAAAAACTTGTCAACTAGCCGAGTGCATAACCATGTAGGAATACATGCATGGACACTGTGATGACGACTAGTTACCACCTAAGTGTAAGCTACTCCCCTTCGGAGTTTAAATATTTCCTTAATTCATATATACCATGTTTTTAAGATACCGTCAATAAGAGATTCTGCCCTTGTTATTTAAGTAAGTATCCTTAATTTTTCAATTCTATTTCTATTTGTACTTTCTACAATAAATTGTGTGTTATTATAGGCTATCTGTTCACCTGCTTTTGGCAGTCTTCCAAAAATTCCTGTTACAAATCCTCCAATAGAATCAAAATCTTCAGACTCAAACCTTGTTCCTAGCATCTCATTAACTGTATCAATTTTCACAATACCTCTGACAATATATTCATCTTCTTTAACTACTTCAATCTCATCATTCGCTTCATCGTACTCATCTTGAATATCTCCGACGATCTCTTCTACCAAATCTTCCATAGTAATAATACCAGCAGTACCACCATACTCATCCATAACAATGGCCATAGGAATTATTTGATCTTTCATCTCGTTGAATAATTGCGCAACCATTTTGAATTCGAAAGTAAAGTAAGGCTCTCTCATATTCTTAATGATATCAAAATCTGCTTTTTGTATATCACTGAAAATCAAATCTTTAAGATATAAAACGCCAACTATATTATCAATTGTGCCCTCATACACTGGAAGCCGCGAAAACCGCTGATCTTTGAAAACATTAATAATTTCGTCATAAGTTGCGGCTACTTCAACTGCGACCATATTAACTCTTGGCACCATAACATCGGCAACTTTTGTATCATTAAACTCAAATACATTATGAATCATTTTCTTTTCTTCAGCCTCAAGGACCCCCTCCTCGTGACTTACATTAATCATAGTCTTTAATTCTTCTACTGTAGTGAAGGGCTGCTGTATATTAATGCTGCCGCCAAGAAATTTAATAATTGTATTTGTTATATGTATTAAAACTGTAGTAATAGGGTTTAATACAGTAACAATAATAGTTAATAGCCTTACAACTTTTAAAGATACTTTCTCGGAACTTTGAGCGGCTAAAGACTTGGGCGTAATTTCTCCAAAGATCAAAACAAGGATCGTCATTATCCCTGTGGCTATCCCTACACCCGTACCTCCTAAATATTCAATAGCAAGTGAAGTCGCCAAAGCAGATGCACCAATATTTACAATATTGTTGCCTATAAGAATAGCACCTAATAATTTGCTGGGGTTTTCTATTAGCTTTTGTACCTTGTAAGCATCTTTAACATTTTCATCAACCATGTTTCTTATTCTTATTTTACTCAAAGACATAAGAGCTGTTTCTGATGCTGAAAAAAATGCTGATAAAATCAAACATACTGCTAATAAAATCCCCTGCCATAAATCTCCCGGGTCCAAAATATAATCACGCTCCTAATATAATAAATGAATAGATTCATTATATAAATACCCTCTGTAAATGTCAATATAATCTCTATTTAAAACATATTCTTGAGACTTATTGTCTTTATAGAATAATCTGTGTATAATAGCACTTAACAAGTTGTCTTATTATAAAAAATATTTAATAAAGGTTGTGTAAATCATTGAATGAGCCTACATCTAAATTCAAACAATATCTGCTGCTATCGACTTACGTTGTCATCCTATCCTACACCCTCCTCAATCTCAAGGATGTTTTGGACTTTATTTTAAAAATACTAAGTATTTTAAGTCCATTTATTGTGGGCGTCAGCATTGCATTTGTGCTAAACATTCCTATGAAATTATTCGAGACTAAAGTCTTTTATAGTTTAGACCGGTCTAAAACACCAGCACTTAGAAAACTTAAGCGGCCGCTTTCTATTGCTGCTACGCTCATTTTAGTTTTTGGTTTTTTAATAGGACTTACTTTATTTATTATCCCACAACTTATTGAAAGCACTGCAACTCTCGTAAATGCAGTACCTGGCTATGTACAATCTTTAGAAACACTGGTCAATCAGTATATTAATTCCTCTGAACTTTTAAATGCCTTAGGCAATGAAATACTTATGGCCTGGAAAGATTTTATACAGGTTGGCAGTAAGTTTCTTGGGACTTCCCTTGCTGGGCTACTCACTATGACTTTAGGCTTTACAACAAGTGTGGTTAATTTTGGCCTTTCTTTAGTACTAGCTGTCTATATGCTTGCAAGTAAAGAAAAATTGATACTGCAAACCAAAAAGGTTATCTTTGCTTTCTTTAACAAAAGCACTGCTGCGCAAATACTGCATCTCGGAGAAATAACAGATCTTGCTTTTTATCGTTTTATTGCAGGTCAATTTACCGAGGCTCTTATTATAGGTGCACTTTGTTTTATTGGTATGAGCTTACTTGCGCTTCCTTATCCGCTTTTAATCAGTGTGATTATTGCCGTAACGAGTCTTATCCCTATATTTGGAGCTTTTATCGGAACAGTTCCAGCTGCTTTTATTATTTTTATTATCGATCCGCTTAAAGCTTTATGGTTTATTGTCTTTATCGTGATCCTGCAGCAATTTGAAGGGAATATTATTTACCCAAGGGTAGTAGGCAATTCCATCGGTCTTTCAGGACTCTGGGTACTCCTTGCAATGGTTATCGGCGGAAGTACTTTTGGACTTTTGGGTATGCTGCTTGGCATTCCTATCTTTAGTATCCTTTATCAAATACTTCGTACAATCGTCTACAAAAGGCTGCATACTAAAAAAATAGTAAAGATCCAGTAAATGATTAATTACTGGATCTTTACTATTTTGTATTGTGTGAACGGCCTATGCTACGCTATATTTTCTTCTTGTTCTCCAAATATTTCCTCTAGATGCACAGTATTCATCTGTGTACCAAATAAGCTTACAACAGGTACTACGATGATAGAAGCAATCATTGCAAGACTTGATACAACGGGCATATCAATCTTAAGCAGGCCTATTTTTTCGAGCACTAAGTAGCCTCCTATTACTAAGCCCCCCGCTATAAAGCCACACCACGCCCCTTTTTGAGTTGTTTTCTTCCACCATAAGCCAAATAGATAAGGTCCGAGGAACATTCCCGAGACAACACCCCAAGACAGTGACATCAAATACACGATAGTTGAAGGCTGAAACACCGCGATTATAAAAGATAATCCTACAAAGATACCACAGAATATTTTCATAATGAACATCGTTTTTTTCTCAGATATCTGTGGTGCAATAAACCCTTTAATAAAATCTATCGATATCGTCGAGCTTGATACAAGTACCAGTGAAGAAAGTGTTGACATTGAAGCTGATAACATCAGTACAATAATAACCCCAAGCAGTGCTTCCGGCAGTGTTTTTTCGAGCATTAACGGAATAATCATGTCTGGATTCCCAGCTGGCATTACGGCTGCCTCATTTTCAATAAAAAACAATCTTCCCATAGATCCAGTAAAATAAGCGGATCCCCCTATAACAAGTGCAAATACTGTAGAGATAACTGTCCCTTTTTTAATTGCTGCATCATCTTTAATCGCATAAAATTTATGGATCATCTGAGGTAAGCCCCACACACCAAAGCTCGTCATAAAAATGAGTCCCAGAAGCGAAAGCCTTCTTGCCCCGTCTGTAAAAACCATACCAAGACCAGGATCAAGTTCTACAAGCTGCCTAATGCCCTGCTCCAGTCCCCCTACAACTGGATTAGAAATAACATAAATCACCATAAGCATACAGCCTACAAGCATGATAACGCCCTGTATACAGTCATTAATAGCTGTCGCTACATAACCACCTAAGAGCAAGTAAATCGTTGTTAAAAGTGCCATAAAAAATATTGCTGCTTCAAAACTTATTCCAAAGGAGCTCTTAAAAATATAGCCTAGTCCTTTATAGACAGAAGCCGTATAGGGTACTAAAAATATAAATATCACAAGTGCTGAAACGATCTTCATCCCCTTACTCTGATACCTCTTCTCAAAAAACTCCGGCATGGTATGTGCTTCTAGTTTATGTGTCATATCACGGGTTTTTTTAGCCAGTACAATCCAAGCCAAAAAACACCCAAAAGCAGCATTACAAATCCCTATCCAAGTTGCAGAAACGCCATACTTCCAGCCAATGCCTCCTGCATAACCGATAAAAATAACTGCTGAGAAGTAAGATGTCCCATAAGCAAACGCGCTTATCCAGCCCCCCATATTTCTGCCGCCTAAAAAGAAGTCATTCATATTTTTAACACGGCTCCTACTATACAGCCCTACTCCAATCATTGAAATAATAAAAACAACCAGCAATAAGATTTTCACTTTTTTCCACCCTTTCCTAATATTTTTATGTACCTCCCCTAAATAGATGCCTACGTAAATGCACGTAAAAAACTCCCGTCCTATAAAAAGGACGAGAGTCAGCTCCCGTGTTACCACCTTCATTTATCGTTGCTTCGCAGCAACAACCTCTTCGAGTACGCCAATACTACCTGGTTATACTCTAGCACGATAACGGGTGCAGGAACCGTCAGCTTCTACTAAGGTATCTTTTCAAAGCTGCACTCAAAGATGTATTCAGATTAATTATTCTTTGCCCCTCTCACCAGCCGGGAACTCTCTTTAAAGCATCCTTAATCCTACTTCTTCTTATCAACGATTTCATCTATTATTTTTTA
It contains:
- a CDS encoding HlyC/CorC family transporter, whose amino-acid sequence is MDPGDLWQGILLAVCLILSAFFSASETALMSLSKIRIRNMVDENVKDAYKVQKLIENPSKLLGAILIGNNIVNIGASALATSLAIEYLGGTGVGIATGIMTILVLIFGEITPKSLAAQSSEKVSLKVVRLLTIIVTVLNPITTVLIHITNTIIKFLGGSINIQQPFTTVEELKTMINVSHEEGVLEAEEKKMIHNVFEFNDTKVADVMVPRVNMVAVEVAATYDEIINVFKDQRFSRLPVYEGTIDNIVGVLYLKDLIFSDIQKADFDIIKNMREPYFTFEFKMVAQLFNEMKDQIIPMAIVMDEYGGTAGIITMEDLVEEIVGDIQDEYDEANDEIEVVKEDEYIVRGIVKIDTVNEMLGTRFESEDFDSIGGFVTGIFGRLPKAGEQIAYNNTQFIVESTNRNRIEKLRILT
- a CDS encoding calcium/sodium antiporter, encoding MDYIILIAGFLLLVKGADFFVEGSSSIARKVRIPTLIIGLTLVAFGTSAPEAAVSITSALQGQNDMAIGNIVGSNIFNLLLVVGIAAFISPLKVKRSIIFKEFPFALLSAFVLLILAYDTQFQDSSKNILTQADGMMLLVLFGIFMYYLIELALTSRATTKGQQIETEAEAVEGSSISNFKSIIFAIGGIVGIILGGKFVVDAATEIALGLGMSESLVGLTIVAVGTSLPELVTSIVAARRGQSDIALGNVIGSNIFNVFFVLGISAWISPIAISDTVFFDMLFLLGISIVAYLFAITKKSIDKFEGIFLASTYIAYLTFIIIRN
- a CDS encoding DMT family transporter, translated to MENKKMIYHMMALVTICIWGTTFVSTKILLNTFSPLEIMFYRFIITYITLIVIHPKMYAFSLKEESGFALLGIFGGSMYFLTENIAINLTLASHVGFILAAAPIFTALVAHFLTKDEKIIKTTWIGCIVAMAGVFLVIFNGSFILKFSGLGEVLATVSALSWAVYTVLLKKLDPKYPPIYTIRKVFFYAIITIVPILIGSKYKFEITKFMDLGIVFHLLFLGLAASALGFILWHIAVKNLGAVKTNNYIYLNPVITLIGSAWVLKEKITIYAGIGSALILLGVYLTQKKPNQSLALSGIEEKL
- a CDS encoding AI-2E family transporter — its product is MDFILKILSILSPFIVGVSIAFVLNIPMKLFETKVFYSLDRSKTPALRKLKRPLSIAATLILVFGFLIGLTLFIIPQLIESTATLVNAVPGYVQSLETLVNQYINSSELLNALGNEILMAWKDFIQVGSKFLGTSLAGLLTMTLGFTTSVVNFGLSLVLAVYMLASKEKLILQTKKVIFAFFNKSTAAQILHLGEITDLAFYRFIAGQFTEALIIGALCFIGMSLLALPYPLLISVIIAVTSLIPIFGAFIGTVPAAFIIFIIDPLKALWFIVFIVILQQFEGNIIYPRVVGNSIGLSGLWVLLAMVIGGSTFGLLGMLLGIPIFSILYQILRTIVYKRLHTKKIVKIQ
- a CDS encoding sodium:solute symporter family transporter; the protein is MKILLLVVFIISMIGVGLYSRSRVKNMNDFFLGGRNMGGWISAFAYGTSYFSAVIFIGYAGGIGWKYGVSATWIGICNAAFGCFLAWIVLAKKTRDMTHKLEAHTMPEFFEKRYQSKGMKIVSALVIFIFLVPYTASVYKGLGYIFKSSFGISFEAAIFFMALLTTIYLLLGGYVATAINDCIQGVIMLVGCMLMVIYVISNPVVGGLEQGIRQLVELDPGLGMVFTDGARRLSLLGLIFMTSFGVWGLPQMIHKFYAIKDDAAIKKGTVISTVFALVIGGSAYFTGSMGRLFFIENEAAVMPAGNPDMIIPLMLEKTLPEALLGVIIVLMLSASMSTLSSLVLVSSSTISIDFIKGFIAPQISEKKTMFIMKIFCGIFVGLSFIIAVFQPSTIVYLMSLSWGVVSGMFLGPYLFGLWWKKTTQKGAWCGFIAGGLVIGGYLVLEKIGLLKIDMPVVSSLAMIASIIVVPVVSLFGTQMNTVHLEEIFGEQEENIA